A stretch of Natronococcus sp. CG52 DNA encodes these proteins:
- a CDS encoding NAD(P)/FAD-dependent oxidoreductase, whose protein sequence is MPDVAIVGGGTAGLSAALFTAKNGLETVVFDTDETWMHKAHLFNYLGIRSISGDEFLTLARGQVQDRGADLHTNEEVTDVEETADGFRIETTDGEYEATYVVLATGADRSTAEVLGCDFDDDDTVDVTLSMETSVENCYATGAMVRAEEWQAVIAAGDGGAAALDILSAEKGEHFHDFDTPADIPVLESA, encoded by the coding sequence ATGCCAGACGTTGCAATCGTCGGCGGCGGAACCGCCGGGTTGAGCGCAGCACTGTTCACCGCGAAGAACGGCCTCGAGACCGTCGTCTTCGACACCGACGAGACGTGGATGCACAAGGCCCACCTGTTCAACTACCTCGGCATCCGGAGCATCAGCGGCGACGAATTCTTGACCCTCGCTCGGGGACAGGTGCAGGACCGCGGCGCAGACCTGCACACGAACGAAGAAGTGACCGACGTCGAGGAGACGGCCGACGGATTCCGGATCGAGACTACGGACGGCGAGTACGAGGCGACGTACGTCGTCCTCGCGACCGGGGCGGACCGATCGACCGCGGAGGTGCTCGGCTGTGACTTCGACGACGACGACACCGTCGACGTGACCCTCAGCATGGAGACGAGCGTCGAGAACTGCTACGCGACGGGCGCGATGGTACGAGCCGAGGAGTGGCAGGCCGTCATCGCCGCCGGCGACGGCGGCGCGGCGGCGCTCGACATCCTCAGCGCCGAGAAGGGCGAGCACTTCCACGATTTCGACACGCCGGCGGACATCCCCGTGCTCGAGTCAGCGTAG
- a CDS encoding alpha/beta fold hydrolase, producing MPFATHARALEAIGDSSDAVDVIGISMGGLIGQALARERPELVDRLVLANSACRLDEDARPTLRQFERYARGHDWASIRSELAAAMFSDGRAVGYPLALRTAGRVFQPRPADPADVWRSLEFILEFDGCDELAAIDQPTLVFGGERDPFFTASLARKTVAELPNGELELVPGAKHGAFHERKWRFDSRVRSFLER from the coding sequence ATGCCGTTCGCGACCCACGCGCGGGCCCTCGAGGCGATCGGCGACTCGAGCGACGCGGTCGACGTGATCGGCATCTCGATGGGCGGGTTGATCGGACAGGCGCTCGCCCGCGAGCGGCCCGAGCTGGTCGATCGACTCGTCCTCGCGAACAGCGCCTGCCGGCTCGACGAGGACGCGCGACCGACCCTACGACAGTTCGAACGCTACGCCCGCGGGCACGACTGGGCCTCGATCCGATCGGAACTCGCCGCCGCGATGTTCTCCGACGGCCGCGCGGTGGGCTATCCCCTCGCGCTCCGGACCGCCGGCCGCGTGTTCCAGCCGCGCCCGGCGGACCCCGCTGACGTCTGGCGCTCCCTCGAGTTCATCCTCGAGTTCGACGGCTGCGACGAACTCGCGGCGATCGACCAGCCGACGCTCGTCTTCGGCGGCGAGCGCGACCCGTTCTTCACGGCGTCGCTCGCGCGGAAAACCGTCGCCGAGTTACCGAACGGAGAACTCGAACTCGTTCCGGGCGCGAAACACGGCGCGTTTCACGAGCGCAAGTGGCGGTTCGACTCGCGCGTCCGATCGTTCCTCGAACGGTGA
- a CDS encoding YciE/YciF ferroxidase family protein, whose amino-acid sequence MSIDTLHELFVHKLRQQYYIEQELVETLDEMSRNTGNDRMSQGFADHRDETRAQVQRLEDVFAALDVPPETQEAPILDALEEERRTFERQIEDDDLLDMVYLNAGMMTERIEMTAYEGLSMLATELELSDDAQRPLESNYDEEKSAYRELDTLATASEMKSLWDRLTPS is encoded by the coding sequence ATGAGCATCGACACACTCCACGAACTGTTCGTCCACAAGCTCCGTCAGCAGTACTACATCGAGCAGGAACTCGTCGAGACGCTCGACGAGATGTCGAGAAACACCGGAAACGATCGGATGAGCCAGGGGTTCGCCGACCACCGCGACGAAACCCGCGCCCAGGTCCAGCGGCTCGAGGACGTCTTCGCGGCTCTGGACGTTCCGCCGGAGACGCAGGAAGCGCCCATCCTCGACGCCCTCGAGGAGGAACGTCGTACCTTCGAGCGCCAGATCGAGGACGACGACCTGCTCGACATGGTCTACCTCAACGCCGGCATGATGACGGAGCGGATCGAGATGACGGCCTACGAAGGGTTATCGATGTTGGCAACCGAGCTCGAACTCTCCGACGACGCCCAGAGGCCCCTCGAGTCCAACTACGACGAGGAGAAATCGGCCTACCGCGAACTCGATACGCTGGCGACGGCCTCGGAGATGAAATCCCTGTGGGATCGGCTGACTCCGTCCTGA
- a CDS encoding acyl-CoA synthetase family protein has protein sequence METVDSLLTRDRRDDRTALVDATGREFDVHWLCTTSWKAGNFLRHSGVREGVTVGIVGSGPLALLAFFGTTLLEGTTRFDPPADLTGDTEFRTLVAPTDDVGSYDLPRGAQRVCYGDEPDEPGVHHFDAGLWSENPSFPPLSISPDTTLLTDGDRRLTHEEALEAAREVIDEHGLEEGDRVVVRAPLSDPRTVIAGVIAPLLAGGVIVLTDGEHADADVVADDGDDGRGDVAVSSEPVLEPGQIDVNADDC, from the coding sequence ATGGAGACGGTCGACAGTCTGCTGACGCGCGATCGACGCGACGACCGGACGGCGCTCGTCGACGCGACCGGCCGCGAATTCGACGTCCACTGGCTCTGTACGACCTCCTGGAAGGCCGGCAACTTCCTCCGTCACTCGGGCGTTCGAGAAGGCGTCACCGTCGGAATCGTCGGCAGCGGTCCGCTCGCGCTGCTCGCGTTTTTCGGGACGACGTTGCTCGAGGGGACCACGCGGTTCGACCCCCCGGCAGATCTGACGGGCGACACGGAGTTCCGAACGCTCGTCGCACCGACCGACGACGTCGGATCGTACGACCTGCCGCGCGGGGCACAGCGGGTCTGCTACGGCGACGAACCCGACGAACCCGGCGTCCATCACTTCGACGCCGGCCTCTGGAGCGAGAACCCGTCGTTCCCGCCGCTCTCGATATCGCCGGACACGACGCTCCTGACCGACGGCGACCGACGACTGACACACGAGGAAGCACTCGAAGCGGCCCGCGAGGTGATCGACGAGCACGGACTCGAGGAAGGAGATCGCGTCGTCGTTCGGGCACCGCTCTCGGACCCGCGAACCGTGATCGCCGGCGTGATCGCGCCGTTGCTCGCCGGGGGCGTAATCGTTCTCACCGACGGTGAACACGCGGACGCAGACGTGGTAGCCGACGATGGCGACGATGGGCGAGGCGACGTCGCCGTCTCGAGCGAGCCGGTTCTCGAACCCGGCCAGATCGACGTGAACGCCGACGATTGCTGA